acggatcttaCTTGTATGTgtcttcaaccactgcaattgtttgtgaatggattcaccatgattagacaaattcatgcaacacataccgtcaaaatcctcacaaccatggccttgagctaatagcaaaaaatcaattgcagccctattttgcaaaATAGCATGTCGCAGACTACCCtggtcctctaataggctctctattatctcagtggtgacgttagcttgcttctcagcccagcaagccaaTCGTCCGATTtggttcagagcgttgcctgccgctgctccaggcacgaagaaggacaaaaacactctttcagtaggactgcgtagggaaacttgGTCATTACAGTTGGGTGAGAGACCTATGGCTGcccgtttactgcggacggcggtctcgttcttcgtgatatgtttccaccaattttgatccggtgccagtaatgtcagcttaccaagataacatgaaCCGCCCATTACGCTttttgggattccctgccaggccctgtcaccacatatcaaaaagacgtctggtggcaaggcctttggggtaccattgttccaaattaagtgcccccttttGACCTCAGCCCCAAGGGCCCCCAGGCCCTGGCGgttggtgccattggtgccacagacgGAATCATGGTTTTGATagtcataatagactgctgttggggtgacgttcgtccaccctgtccagttaaataaccggtaagggtgcacgcgtcccccaaaatatatacatgtttgagtccaattgcctgatgtgtttccaattctcatggaccccaacaggtttaactcctgtgggtcccatggcagcattctgtttaggcctgcaatgagggtggcactgcagctagcagttgacagactgccactgcagcttcccgtgctgtactcctggaagctgttgacattatagctggggacccctattaaacaggttctaaaaggttgggtagcggaagctagagacaaacagaaagcgtgttgccctgtcctgttcgcccaggtaacccacatattttgcctgggctcaatcttgtagagagccattaccactgggaacagtatcgccagaatcaggatcttcgccgtcttgttcggtagatgagtcatggcgagtcaagacaggcttcacgttcttgctgggtacccacactggaccacgatctgtggaaacacacatataaccttgaccattaaaaataacaggggcaggcccagtccatattccggagactgggtccctatacattacctTAAACTGCGGTAaagttgttgtattattaaatttaagttgctgatggtgaatgatcaccgggggttcctcatggtcgcccatgagacagagataattcagggtgaagagcgcacggtgcagcctctgctgcgcATCcatctcctcacccttttgctttctgagatagtcttttaatactagatgggtacgttctactagcccttgcccggtcggtgaatgtggaattcccgtaacatgatcaaccccccatcgagatagaaacatcctaagcttttgactgacataggcaggtccattatccgtttttatgcgctcaggcacgcccaatatggcaaagcaggccaacaggtgcttgcacacatgatgtgccttttctccgggtaatgcagttgcccatatcatttttgaaaatgtatcaatggttacatgcacatactttaatcagCGAACTCGGGGacatgtgtgacatccatctgccataattctagagctttcaacccttttggatttactccaagcccaatacccgggccgtggttcccacatcttgggcaagcctgtacaatacctcgggcctcactctctgtcaggccaaattgcctttttaagcccttggcattgtgatgaaacatgtcgtgactttgcctagcctgctgaaacttgtccatagggggtagatgacacactgagctaaccaggctgtccgcgagctgattgccttggcctagccccacatctagctggtgactacgaatgtggataacacaacaagccgCTGTTCGCTGGCCAAGCACAGACCGCAATGCAATAAACAGACTTCCCAAGGCGACCCACAGGAGATACTGTGTGGGAGTAAGCAAGAGTCTCATCAGATTTTTACAGTCATATGGACACATGAGGTCAGCCGAAAAAATCCAATTGACTATTTGTCGAGTGGCTTCCAACTTGACCCCATACGTAGAGACGGTGTTACGGGCCTGTTGTAAAATCTTCCAATCATGCGGTTCCCATTTTCCCTGTCCATGTTGGTATAATATCGGTAATGCCAGCGGGGTGGAACCGCCCTTTTCCCCGGTGGCTTGCCACTGACCTTCCACTATGGCTtctttaataatatcaccccagcaagactcccttggaagtccagcGGAGGggttcattaagcagggagggacctccctctcctttttctcttgcgcctgcagctccacttctttcaggcgttccgatagctcccatagcactcttacggtttcccCTGGTGACGGCGGTGCCCTCCTCTCGTCCGGTGCTCTATTTCCCGGAGGCTCGCAGGGCGAAAGCAGCGGGGGGTTCTCTGATGGAGTCTGATGTAAGCTGGTGGTTTCATTgcaggagggtagaggcggccgctgaggtggcacagGCAGCGGTAACGGTGGGTACAGGGgattgttgctaggcagcggcgggggggagcactaggagggggtcggcattccttcccg
This is a stretch of genomic DNA from Apteryx mantelli isolate bAptMan1 chromosome 4, bAptMan1.hap1, whole genome shotgun sequence. It encodes these proteins:
- the LOC136991994 gene encoding uncharacterized protein, whose product is MTHLPNKTAKILILAILFPVVMALYKIEPRQNMWVTWANRTGQHAFCLSLASATQPFRTCLIGVPSYNVNSFQEYSTGSCSGSLSTASCSATLIAGLNRMLPWDPQELNLLGSMRIGNTSGNWTQTCIYFGGRVHPYRLFNWTGWTNVTPTAVYYDYQNHDSVCGTNGTNRQGLGALGAEVKRGHLIWNNGTPKALPPDVFLICGDRAWQGIPKSVMGGSCYLGKLTLLAPDQNWWKHITKNETAVRSKRAAIGLSPNCNDQVSLRSPTERVFLSFFVPGAAAGNALNQIGRLACWAEKQANVTTEIIESLLEDQGSLRHAILQNRAAIDFLLLAQGHGCEDFDGMCCMNLSNHGESIHKQLQWLKTHTSKIRQNHGLFDDWLTNLFGNLPQWLIGLLTEGLRILLILIIVGLCLCEVLSCLKNALLKVVHHAWIAHKQEGGIVEEWLSERGHDLIGMSNPVFRVREGM